From the Argentina anserina chromosome 3, drPotAnse1.1, whole genome shotgun sequence genome, the window TCTActatgaaataaaagaaagtaACAACTTGAATTATAAGAAATGGTTCATAAGTGAGTGAACTAATCAACAGATGACATGCATAACCTTTGAAGCATGAAAATCTGAATCAATAACGTAATTCTTCACTTTACTGTCTAGAAGAAACTTGAAGTGAGAGTAGAGGACAATGTGATATATGGTGCATAAGGAACGCGTGTTGACGAAATTCATACCGATTGCGGATTCCTTTTCATCACTGAGGAGGAGCTCATCTGCttcttcaagagtttgaacGGTGACAGGGGGTCCTCCGAAGCTCATGGGATTATATTCCAACAATGAAGCCTTGTCAAATTCATACCCGGGTTCTTTGaagcacaaaacaaataaataaatgagcaTTATCCGAATGGTGTTGATGAATAATGAAAAACAGAAATGCAAAAATACCTCGACGGATGTTCATCCGCTTTTCAAATAAGCGAACTGGGTCGGAACCTTGTAAGCAGGAAGCATAGATAATGGAACTGCATAGCGCATGTGAATGAATAATGATGGGTTTAGGAAAAGAGAAACAGACATAGAAGAGATTATATCAAAAAAGAGGGAGAGAGTAGGGAGTTACAGAGCGAGCTCTCTGGCGGCTCTGGGGCTGCAAAATCTGCCGCTCTTGTCAATCTTGGGCAACATAGAGCTGCtgttgttgctgttgttgttgggCTTGTGGAGAGCTTCATCGAGGGTGAAGGTGGAAGTGCGGAGAGAGGTTCGAACAGTGACGACATGGGATTTTCGGAATAGCAAACAAGAAGagtgggagagagaagagtaaGAGGGAGTGGGTATTATTGTTAAATTGGGAATTAGAGCTGGGCTGAGACTGAGAAGCGGCCTTCCCTCCATTGTTGGGTTGGGAGATAATGTGCTGCAGCAAGAGACACTGCCACTGTCTAAAATATCTCCTTCTAGGGGTTTTAGGGATAGCCCCCACTGTGTCCACTTGCACCCTCATACATACATTTCCCAAACTACTGTATTATTTACTAATTTACCAAAACCAAATTCTGCTGCTTACTCTTCCTGAGTTATTCCAGCACTGTAAACTGTGCTAATTCCTCACTGTTTGTTGGTGAAAGATCTCTGAAAATTCTTTTGGGGATTCTAGTCTTCTTTTCATCTGCTCTAGCTTTGATTTCTGTTCCTTCAAAtctttcttcctctccttGTCCCTTGTTCTTGTCTCTTGTTCTTAAAAGTTCTTCCACTTTCCGTTTTCCCCCCATCGTTATCCCTCCTTCTTCGATCTTGGTTCCTTCTCCTAGCATCTCCAAGCTGTATTCTGCCCTACAACTACTTGGCACATCCCTGTTGCTCCTTAGAAACACTTGTTTAGCATGCATATGTAACATCCTGAGCCGGATTAATAGGAATTAATTTGAAATCATGTGTTAGCATAGGCATCACCAATCCCTTATAACCCCAATCGAGTTTTTCTCACTATCAACAATCGACAATATGATTACGCTTACCAGAAATATTAACCTTCCTCCCTTGACAGAGATTTCAACAGAAAATAACCCAAGAATAATCTGAATAGTAGTACATTCATTACCTATTAATAATAGTGATAATTCATGTAGCTTCTTGTAGTTTCTTATATGCATGTGCACACTGAACACAAATTCATGCTGATCTCTATAATAATGACTCACACATTCATGTGTAAAGATTCTCCTGTTCTCCACATAAATTGCTTTCAAAATGTATCTATTTTCAATATGAAAATATCCACTCTCTTTAGGAGCTGCTTCACCCTCAACTTTAAAGATACTGATTAAGTGATTAATACTATACAAAGCTCAAGTATAAGAACATACTTTGTTATGTGTGCTCTTACCAATTTAGACCAAAATAGAATGGTACTTCTACAACACTAATCACATTTTATGGACCAGATTCCAACTTGGTATGCAGTTATCACTGAGTCACTTATAAGGTCACAGATTCATTTTCATAATATAAGTTTCGAGTTTGATCCTTCATACGCGAACACAGGTTTCAGTCAGTTGCTAAATATATACAAGCTAGATCTTGAGAATGCAGAATGCGTATAAATGAGCCATAAGTCAAAACTAATTCTCAGTCCTAAATCACATAGATTGCTTGATATTCTTCCATAATGTAGAGCAGATTGAATAGCTAAACATACATTGACCCTAATATGTAAAAACACACAAAGAGCAACATGTGACCAAGAAATAGATTGACACACACATCCATGATGAAATATGATCATGTGGCTTACCCCCTTAAAGCCATTTGCTGAATCAAGTACATATCCTCTCCACATTCGGAAGTCAATCAATAGACTACATGCcattaattaatttgattgtttttccTTGCTGCCACTTCTGTCTATTCTCATAAAATCTTATAAAGAACTAGATAAAGCACTCTAATAAATTAAGGAAGTGATAAAATAATTGGCACCAATGATATAACATGAACAAGATACCAGCTAAAACAAATTCACAGAACACGAAGTACTAGGCCACAAACATCCACAATGATCGTGCCAATCTACGAAGTAAATCCAGAAAATATAACCCTCATTTGACTTTGTTAAACATCAATAGGCACAACGTTTGTAAATCCAGAAAATATAAccctccttttttttctttttcttttttttcaccaCTTTATCCAAGTTAGGCTCAATACCTCTTGAATTAAGGCCATTGCAAACACCCCAAACAAGCCGACAACTTCTAATTAAGGCCAACGAGGACACCCCGTACAAGTGGATTCTCAATCGGGTTTTGGGTCTTTCACGCTAGGGAGACACAATCCCTTCTTAAGTATGTAACATGCCTAACCAAATTCAATCTTGATTAGGATTATTTGCTCGCATTAGGGCCACCGAGCACACCCCGTACTAAGCGGAATCCCGATTGAGTTTTGGGTCTTTCATTCTAAGGAGGTACAATCCCTACTTAATTATTACCCGGACCTAACAAGATCGATCAAGTTCAACATTTGAACCATTACTTCAATTTCAGATCATATGTGAGCATTCATCCATCCCAATCTCTTTCCaataacaatataacaatgGAACTCATCAGACCACTATGAAATCGTCCATGCCATGATAATTCTTGAAGGTAAAGGTACCTAGAAACCCTGAAGCAATAAGACAAAATAATAAAGTCAGTaccataaacatatatataatgtagTTTTGTCTCTTCTTTTGACCCTGAGAGTTTACTCTTTGATCTCTTGATTGTGACCAAGTTTCTTTTCTATAAGACAAGTAGGAAGACAATGTATAGTACATGATAGAATAACTATCATGCCAACTGATGTACATACAGGCCATTCTAATGAATCTAAATCTATCAATGTTAGTAACTCACACACCAATTGGAATATACATATAAGAACTAACGGAGAGGAATGACTCATATATGCTAGTCCCTGACATGTATTCACGCAGGTTGCAACATATTAAACTAACTATTCAATTTACTACAGCTAAACAATTGTCAGTCTACCTCCTTATGGTTTGACAATTAGCACCCTTTTGGTCCCCTTACTGTTAGGTGGCCTAAGACAATCATTAGAGAGTCGGGGTTGCCGACTACTGCCCTGGTGAGTGATTTCTAACTAAAAATAGATGGAATTGGCCTTATTCTCAATCTGAAGATCTTCTTGAAATCAAGATGTCAATGGTTCATATGAAACTTAAGGGTGATGTGTTGGATGTGGTTAAGTGGTCTCCTTCTCCTAATGGGTTGTTTACAGCTGCCTCTACGTGGAATGCTATCAGTCATTCTCACTCTAAAGTTCCTTGGTCGAATTTAGTTTGGTTTAGAAAGAATGTTCCTCgttttagtttcattttatgGCTTGTTAATAAGGGGAAACTTGCCACTATGGATCGGGTGGTTCGGTTCTCTCCTCAAGTGTCCGAGTTATGTGCTTTATGTCAAGTTGTTAATGAATCTCATGATCATCTCTTCTTTAATTGCCCTTTTAGCTTTGAGGTGTGGTCTCATGTGATGTCTAAATGTGGATCTATCATCTCTCATCATCATTTGACTAATTTCATTATGATGGCTGTTGCTTCTTGGATAGGTAATTCTTGACCTGTGGTGATTAAAAAATTAGTTCTCCAAGCTTCGGTTTATGagatttggaaagaaaggaatAACAAGAAATTTAGGGGTGAATTTGCTAGCCCCATGACTGTTTTTACGAAGGTTTTAGTGAGTTTACGTCTCCGGCTATTTTCTCTAGGGATTGGTGTTCTCCAAACAAACCTCTCTCTGCTCATGAGTGGATTAGATGATAAgtctttatttgttttgttagCTTGGGTTTTTTGTTAGcctttttagtttttggtgCTTTTTAGTTTGGTCTTTCTCCGTTTTGGAGGGAGTGTTGTTACTCCTTGAGCTTGTTTCTCTTGCCTTGGTTTTTGCCTTGGCGTAAAAAAACTAAGCAATTGTCTTAATGTAACCTTCACATTAGTGCTGGCCTAAGTACTTAGAACAACTAGCTTCTATAGAACAAGAGGACATAAAAGAGAAACATAGGTTGTCATCTAAATAACACTAGGTCATTTAATGACAAACCATGACAAATTATATGAAAACTATAAACTGTTGTTACAAGTCCACCTTAATCCTACCCTAATCTCTTTTGCACGGTCCATTTGGCCCAATTACTTAGTTTGGTTGTATTATGTTGTAATGACGTATTGGTATGACGATACCGAACATCCATTTCTCTTTTGTCTAGTTGTATCCTCCTTATATCCTGTACTTTGTTGCCAAGGAACGACATTCATGAATTTTAATATTCCTTTTCCTTTATTTTAACAAGTTAGTTCTAACATTTGGTACCAGAGCAAGTTATGGCTTCGGCTAGAACCCTGCAAGTTTATGCGCCCTCCTCCACCCCTGCATCCTCCAGTCACGTCCCACCACTACCTCATGACCATCAAGTTATTCTTGGTAGTCCTCCCACCAACCAGATGAGGTTACTTTTCACCACGTGCAAGAAATTCACCACTCCATGCCTGCCCTCCAGTCTAAGCTTCACCACACGGTGGCTACTTTGCAGCAAAGCCAAACAACTCTCTAACAACACATTGAGTCACAAATGGCAGCTTTCCATGCCTCTTTCCTTTAAGCTCTTAACCAACATTTGCCCTTCACCCCACCTTCCACACCAACTAGCATTTCCCACATCTCCTTTGGTTCTATCTCTGAATCCTTGGGAATGA encodes:
- the LOC126787642 gene encoding uncharacterized protein LOC126787642: MEGRPLLSLSPALIPNLTIIPTPSYSSLSHSSCLLFRKSHVVTVRTSLRTSTFTLDEALHKPNNNSNNSSSMLPKIDKSGRFCSPRAARELALSIIYASCLQGSDPVRLFEKRMNIRREPGYEFDKASLLEYNPMSFGGPPVTVQTLEEADELLLSDEKESAIEAEVLAAPPKLVYSKLILRFARKLLVAVMDKWDSHVLVIDRVAPPNWKDEPGSRILELCVLHLAMSEITVLGTRHQIVINEAVDLAKRFCDGSAPRTINGCLRTFVNGLEETGLNPALGKQKVVT